The nucleotide window TTGGAAACTGGGTCGGTTTTCCGGTACAGGTATCTTACGGATTAATCGTAATTATAGCTTATTATCTGCTTGATTTTAAAAAGAAAGATATCGGAGACAGAACGTCGCTTGCGGAAAAAATAACAAGAATGTCGTATTTTATTATTTTCGGAATAATGATTCTCATTGGCGTTTTCGACATAGTATTTGCAAAGGCAAGGTCTGCATGGATAGGGATTATACCGGCTGTTTTTGTTTTAATGTATTTGAAATCAAAAAAACTTTTTGTTGCGGCGCTTATTCTGCTTTTATTATTAAACGTCGGGATTTTTTCCATTTCTAAAACGTTTAAAAGCAGGATTTTTTCTATGTTTAATCCTAAAATATATAAATTGGAACTTAAAAATCACGGCGATATAGAAAGTCATATAGCTTTAATAGAATCTGCATGGGCAGTTTTTAAAAGATATCCTTTTACCGGCATCGGAGTAGGCGCGTTTTCAAAATATTTCGACGAACATAAAGGCGTCAGATTTCCATGGTATTATAATCCAAAAACAGGTAAAAAAATATACGACCTTTATGATAACTGGCCTGAAAACGGCTATATGCAGACGCTGGCCGAAACCGGAATATTTAGTTTTATTGCGCTTATGTGGCTTTTTTTTCTTGCTTTGAAAAAACCGTTTAAATTATTTATTAATTCAAATGATAATTTTAAACGCAAAATAGCCGTAATATTAATAGGAACGTCTATAGTCTTTTATGGTTCTTTTGCCGGAGTATCTAATATGTCTAACGATCAGCTGACTAATTTATGGCTTTTCTTTTTAGCGTTGTTTGCGGCGGCAAGTTTACTGCCGGAAACCTAATTTTAACGATCAGATTTTAAAGCGGTAATTTATTGCAATATAATAAATATTATGTTATCCCAAAGAAGTAAAATTCTTGCCCAGTATTTTTATATAATTTCCGTTATTTTTATTTGCGGCGCTTTTTTTCTGTCTTTTATTACTTATAACCTGATAACCCCTCTGATAATAGGATATAGGCTTTATTCAATCGATTTTTATCTATGGCTTTTAGCCCCGATAGCTTTTATTTTTTATTTTTTACTATTTTTATTTAGAATGTATTTAAATTTAAATACGGAAAGTTTTAAATCGGACGTAATAAAGCTTTTTGAGATAACCGTAATATCGATATTTCTAATTTACGCCGTTCTTTTTATGTTTAAGGTAGCTTATGTATCAAGGCTTTTTATAGGATATTTTTCTATATATTCATTTTTGTCGCTAATCCTTGCCGATTACGCAGGAAGAAAACTATCGGTAAAACTTAAGAGACGGGGATACTCGATAAGAAATATAGTTCTGGTAAAAGGAGATAAAAACTCTGAGGGTGTAGGATGCGAAGGCGAAGGAAAAAATAAACGTCAAAACGGCATGAGCATAAGAGATATTATTATATCGAGCGAATATCTGGGTATAAAATTAGTTAAGGAAACCGACAAAAATGATTTAAGCGGACTGATAGATTTTGTTATAAATAATCCGGTGGACGAAGTTATATTCGACATAAAGGGCGGTGAAATTGCCGACATAAAAGAAGCTACCTTACTGCTTGAAGAAAAAGGTATAGCCGTTAAGATACCGACTAACTTTATACCTTTTAAATATTCAAAAGTAGCTTTTGAAAAAGTAGGAAATTATCCCGTTATTTCATTTTATACGTCGCCGGAAGACGATATCAGGCTTTTTGTAAAAAGATTGATAGATATAATAGGCTCGGTTTTTGCGATTTTTATATTTTTAGTTCCATCTATAATTATAGCCGTTTTAATTAAATTGGATTCTAAAGGAAGCGTTTTATACAAAAGCAAAAGAATAGGAAAAAACGGAAGACTTTTTACTTTTTATAAGTTTAGGACTATGTATGAAGGCAGCGATGAACTAAGAGAAGAACTTATAAAAGATTTTAGTAAAGACGGAATTGAAATAAAACTGAAAAACGACCCAAGAATTACCCGAATAGGCAAAATTTTGAGAAAAACCAGTTTTGACGAAATACCGCAATTTTATAACGTTTTAAGGGGGGATATGAGTCTTGTAGGCCCTAGACCGCCTATGCCCGACGAAGTAAAAAAATATTCCATAAGACAGAGGCGGAGGATTTCTATGAAGCCCGGCATTACCTGTCTGTGGCAGATTAGCGGAAGAAGCATGCTGAGTTTTGAGGATAGGGTAGAATTAGACTTAAAATATATCGACGAATGGACGTTAAAATTAGATTTTATAATTATTTTAAAAACCATTCCCGCCGTTTTATTTGCAAAAGGAGCGCTTTAAATACGGGGACAGAATTCAATTCTGTCCCCGTCACAAAATGGAAAAGGACGGAATTCAATTCTGTCCCCGTCACAAATTGGACAAGGACGGAATTCAATTACGTCCTTGTCGCAAATTGAGAATTTACTTTATTAAGAAAATATATTAAAATTATTCAATTAAAAATTAATACAAATAACATAAATCGGGAGAAATTTAATTTATGGGACAGAGTTTAACGTACAAAATTTTAAGCTCGCATCTTGTCGGCGGAAATTTAAAACAGGGAGAAGAAATTGCATTAAAAATCGATAGGACGCTTACGCAGGACGCTACCGGAACTATGGCATATCTGCAGTTCGAAGCAATAGGCGTACCTAAGGTAAAAACCGATTTGTCGGTCAGCTATATAGACCATAACACTCTGCAGACCGGTTTTGAAAATGCCGACGACCACAGATTTCTGCAGACGATAGCGGCAAAATACGGAATATTTTATTCTAAAGCCGGAAACGGAATATGCCATCAGGTTAATTTGGAAAGATTCGGCATTCCGGGAAAGACGCTTCTGGGTTCCGACAGCCATACGCCGACCGCCGGCGGAATAGGAATGATAGCTATAGGCGCAGGAGGGCTCGACGTTGCGGTTGCGATGGGCGGCGGGGCGTTTTATATGAATGTTCCCAAAGTCGTTCTGGTTAAACTTTCCGGAAAACTGCATGATTTTGTTTCGGCGAAAGACGTTATTTTAGAACTTTTAAGAAGGCTGACCGTTAAAGGCGGCGTAGGCAGAATTTTTGAATACGGCGGCGAAGGAGTAAAAACGCTAAGCGTTCCAGAAAGAGCGGTTATTACCAATATGGGCGCCGAACTCGGCGCGACTACATCCGTTTTTCCTAGCGACGAAAGAACTATGGAATTTTTAAAAGCCGAAGGAAGAATTCAGGATTATACGCCTATTTCCGCAGACGAAGATGCCGTTTACGACGAGATTATAGAAATTGATTTAAGTTCGCTCGAACCGCTTGCGGCAAAACCTCATATGCCCGACCAGGTAGTAAAAGTAAGCGAATTAAAAGACGTAAAGGTGGACCAGTCCGCCATTGGAAGCTGCACTAATTCGTCTTATGCCGACTTGATGACGGTAGCCGCAATATTAAAAGGAAAAAAAGTGCATCCCGACGTCAGTCTCGTTATTTCGCCAGGTTCTAAACAGGTCTTTGAAATGATTGCAAAAAATGGAGCTCTTGCCGATTTAATAGCTTCAGGGGCAAGGATACTGGAATCGACTTGCGGACCATGTATAGGTATGGGGCAGGCTCCGCGTTCAGGCGCCGTTTCTTTAAGAACTTTTAACCGTAATTTTGAAGGACGGAGCGGAACTAAGGACGCAAAAATTTATCTTGTTTCGCCGCAGACAGCGGCGGCTTCTGCGCTTACCGGTTATATTACCGACCCGAGGACGCTTGGAAAAGCTCCGGAAATTAAAATGCCGGAAAAATTCGATATAGACGATTCAATGATAATCCCTCCTTCTACTAAGCCGGAAGAAGTCGAAGTTTACAGAGGGCCTAACATTCAACCGCTTCCAGTTCAGCAGAAACTTCCGGAATCGATATCCGGAAATGTTCTTCTCAAGGTAGGCGATAATATCACTACCGACCATATAATGCCGGCAGGCTCTAAAATACTTCCGCTTCGGTCTAATATCCCTGCCATTTCTAAATATGTATTTGAAACGGTGGATCCGGCTTTTTCGGAAAGAGCGCTAAAGGAGAAAGGCGGTTTCGTAATAGGCGGCGAAAACTACGGGCAGGGTTCGAGCAGGGAGCATGCGGCGCTTGCGCCTATGTATCTTGGAGTTAAAGCCGTAATAGCTAAATCTTTTGCCAGAATCCATTTTGCAAATTTAATAAATTTCGGTATATTGCCCCTTATATTTGAAAACCCAGCCGATTATGATAAAATAAAACAGGGAGACGAACTTATCGCCCCTAACATTTTAAAAGAATTAAGCGAGCGCAAGCCGGTTACTTTTATAAATAAAAGTCAGGGAAATGCCGAATATAAGTTTAAGTATAATTTAACGGACAGACAGGTTAAAATAATAAAAGAAGGCGGATTATTAAATGAAACAAAAGCTCTTCATAAGCATTTTTAACTATAGCGCCGGAATTGACTTTCGGCGGCATTACAACGGCATCGTAACGGCAATTTAATGTTTTCATCCGATTTCAATAAGAATATTAAGAGGGTTCTGGTTTCCTACAAAAAAGACGCCGCGGCCGCTTTAAAATCCGCAGAATACGTGTGCGGACTTTTTAAAAAGAACGGCATAGAAACGATAATCAAGCCCAGTATGGATATCAAAAGTTCCGACACTAAAAACGTCGGACTTGTAGTAGTCTGCGGAGGAGACGGAACTCTTTTAATTACGCTTGGAAAGATTTTTCCTCAACTTTCCGAAGTGCCGGTAATAGGAATAGATTTCGGCACCCTGGGTTTCTTGGTAGAAGTTCCGGAGAAAAAAAAGAAAGATGCTATAGAAAGATTTTTAGACGGTACTTTGGAATTTATACCGAGAATGGCTATCGACATCGAAGTATTCAGGAAAGGCAAATCTATCGAAAAATTAGTAGCGTTAAACGAAGCGACTATCGCAAGGGAAAAAAGTATTCATGCCAGAATTATTAATTTAACCGTTTTTGTAAACGGTTTGAGATTGAACGATTACAGGGCTGACGGCCTTATTATCGCTACTCCTACCGGCTCTACGGCTTATTCTTTATCGGCCGGAGGACCTATAGTACAGCCGGATATGGGCGCTTTTATAATAACTCCTATATGCCCGCATACGCTCTCCAACAGACCTATAATAATAAATCCTTGCGAACTTAAAATAATAATTATGCCGCAGGAAAGGAATATTTTTATTTCCGCCGACGGAAGGGATG belongs to Candidatus Acidulodesulfobacterium acidiphilum and includes:
- a CDS encoding aconitate hydratase, translated to MGQSLTYKILSSHLVGGNLKQGEEIALKIDRTLTQDATGTMAYLQFEAIGVPKVKTDLSVSYIDHNTLQTGFENADDHRFLQTIAAKYGIFYSKAGNGICHQVNLERFGIPGKTLLGSDSHTPTAGGIGMIAIGAGGLDVAVAMGGGAFYMNVPKVVLVKLSGKLHDFVSAKDVILELLRRLTVKGGVGRIFEYGGEGVKTLSVPERAVITNMGAELGATTSVFPSDERTMEFLKAEGRIQDYTPISADEDAVYDEIIEIDLSSLEPLAAKPHMPDQVVKVSELKDVKVDQSAIGSCTNSSYADLMTVAAILKGKKVHPDVSLVISPGSKQVFEMIAKNGALADLIASGARILESTCGPCIGMGQAPRSGAVSLRTFNRNFEGRSGTKDAKIYLVSPQTAAASALTGYITDPRTLGKAPEIKMPEKFDIDDSMIIPPSTKPEEVEVYRGPNIQPLPVQQKLPESISGNVLLKVGDNITTDHIMPAGSKILPLRSNIPAISKYVFETVDPAFSERALKEKGGFVIGGENYGQGSSREHAALAPMYLGVKAVIAKSFARIHFANLINFGILPLIFENPADYDKIKQGDELIAPNILKELSERKPVTFINKSQGNAEYKFKYNLTDRQVKIIKEGGLLNETKALHKHF
- a CDS encoding sugar transferase, translated to MLSQRSKILAQYFYIISVIFICGAFFLSFITYNLITPLIIGYRLYSIDFYLWLLAPIAFIFYFLLFLFRMYLNLNTESFKSDVIKLFEITVISIFLIYAVLFMFKVAYVSRLFIGYFSIYSFLSLILADYAGRKLSVKLKRRGYSIRNIVLVKGDKNSEGVGCEGEGKNKRQNGMSIRDIIISSEYLGIKLVKETDKNDLSGLIDFVINNPVDEVIFDIKGGEIADIKEATLLLEEKGIAVKIPTNFIPFKYSKVAFEKVGNYPVISFYTSPEDDIRLFVKRLIDIIGSVFAIFIFLVPSIIIAVLIKLDSKGSVLYKSKRIGKNGRLFTFYKFRTMYEGSDELREELIKDFSKDGIEIKLKNDPRITRIGKILRKTSFDEIPQFYNVLRGDMSLVGPRPPMPDEVKKYSIRQRRRISMKPGITCLWQISGRSMLSFEDRVELDLKYIDEWTLKLDFIIILKTIPAVLFAKGAL
- a CDS encoding NAD(+)/NADH kinase; protein product: MFSSDFNKNIKRVLVSYKKDAAAALKSAEYVCGLFKKNGIETIIKPSMDIKSSDTKNVGLVVVCGGDGTLLITLGKIFPQLSEVPVIGIDFGTLGFLVEVPEKKKKDAIERFLDGTLEFIPRMAIDIEVFRKGKSIEKLVALNEATIAREKSIHARIINLTVFVNGLRLNDYRADGLIIATPTGSTAYSLSAGGPIVQPDMGAFIITPICPHTLSNRPIIINPCELKIIIMPQERNIFISADGRDGLKLNNDDEIIIKKHPSKVYLSSSLDNDYWNILRTKLNW